A window from Ignavibacteriota bacterium encodes these proteins:
- a CDS encoding TonB-dependent receptor, giving the protein MKNFYFLIIILLVSENLFAQFGSIKGKVTDNSNLPLLGANIIIEGTLIGVATDENGFFNIPKIKNGSYFLTASIVGFTKFKSELIQINNNSFELNIKLTPTSYQFDQLIISANKFGQDLRGISSSSYILDSKIFAEKNYQKVDDAFRYVPGITMTQDQISIRGSSGYSRGAGTRVLVAIDGIPVYTPDTGEIIWELIPVNEIERIEILKGSSSSLYGSSAIGGIINIITNKISTNPLTLVKLEGGIYSNPSHDEWKWTDKTLSFNRQSISHSRLFGNLNLSASLSRFEDLSYRKNDNQIRYSAFLKADYNFSENTSLSFWGTGYTREKSTFIYWKDLQNALVPADADLGQSINSDRTIFGLKFNHIYNENLSISFVPSAYISFWKDQSESSNKSSSQLYRNELRINYKFSDEINLVSGVEHQYNKVGSTIFGNRSSNSFGIFSQLDFKLFERLNLSTGLRYDHSKLENLDNENSLSPKIGLNYKIDDNTFIRASFGKGFRTPSLAEAFTSTTTSGVTVKPNPNLNSESSLSFETGINTNILDPINIDFAIFNNEYFEMIEPSFDSFGDIIFKNLTRARIQGFEIVSATKLFSENLSLKFGYNYLWAIDIENNEFLKYRPKNSVIAGIDFKKDFVESGIDFRYLSRVEKIDNEFVDLGLVPDGDKRVEIFVIDARVGVNLFQINLPGRIFFSISNLLNYNYVELIGNLAPVRNFSLSTEFIF; this is encoded by the coding sequence ATGAAAAATTTTTATTTTCTAATAATAATATTGTTAGTTTCAGAAAATTTATTTGCTCAATTCGGAAGCATAAAAGGAAAAGTTACTGATAATTCTAACCTTCCGTTGTTGGGCGCAAATATTATTATTGAAGGAACTTTAATTGGAGTTGCAACTGATGAAAATGGATTTTTTAATATTCCCAAAATAAAAAATGGAAGTTATTTTTTAACCGCAAGTATTGTGGGATTTACAAAATTCAAATCAGAATTAATTCAAATAAATAATAACTCATTCGAATTAAATATTAAACTTACGCCGACGAGTTACCAATTCGATCAATTAATAATTTCCGCAAATAAATTCGGACAAGATTTACGAGGAATTTCATCAAGCAGTTATATTCTTGATTCAAAAATTTTTGCCGAAAAAAATTATCAAAAAGTTGATGATGCATTTCGTTATGTTCCGGGAATAACAATGACGCAAGATCAAATAAGCATAAGAGGATCAAGCGGATACAGCCGCGGCGCTGGAACAAGAGTGCTTGTTGCAATTGATGGAATTCCAGTTTATACTCCGGATACCGGAGAAATTATTTGGGAATTAATTCCTGTAAATGAAATTGAGCGAATTGAAATTCTTAAAGGTTCGTCTAGTTCTTTATATGGTTCATCGGCAATTGGCGGAATTATAAATATTATCACAAATAAAATTTCTACAAATCCGTTAACGTTAGTAAAATTAGAAGGCGGAATTTATTCTAATCCTTCACACGATGAATGGAAATGGACTGATAAAACTTTGAGCTTTAATCGGCAATCAATTTCTCATTCAAGATTATTTGGAAATTTAAATTTATCTGCATCACTTTCTAGATTTGAAGATTTGAGTTACAGAAAAAATGACAATCAAATTAGATATTCTGCATTTTTAAAAGCTGATTATAATTTTTCCGAAAATACTTCTCTTTCATTTTGGGGAACCGGATACACACGCGAAAAAAGTACGTTCATTTATTGGAAAGATTTGCAAAATGCTTTAGTTCCAGCTGATGCAGATTTGGGGCAATCAATAAATTCCGATCGAACAATTTTTGGCTTAAAATTCAATCATATTTATAATGAAAATTTATCGATAAGTTTTGTACCAAGCGCATACATTAGTTTCTGGAAAGATCAATCTGAAAGCAGCAATAAATCTTCAAGCCAATTATATAGAAATGAATTAAGAATTAATTACAAATTTTCTGATGAAATAAATTTGGTTTCCGGTGTTGAACATCAATATAACAAAGTTGGCTCAACAATTTTTGGAAACAGATCTTCAAATTCATTTGGAATTTTTTCTCAATTAGATTTTAAACTTTTTGAAAGATTAAATTTATCAACGGGATTAAGATATGATCATTCCAAACTTGAAAATTTAGATAACGAAAATTCTCTTTCTCCTAAAATAGGATTGAATTATAAAATTGATGATAATACATTTATCAGAGCTTCATTCGGGAAAGGATTTAGAACTCCTTCGCTCGCGGAAGCTTTTACTTCAACAACCACAAGCGGTGTAACGGTTAAACCGAATCCAAATTTAAATTCCGAATCAAGTCTATCTTTTGAAACCGGAATAAATACAAATATTTTGGATCCAATTAATATTGATTTTGCAATTTTTAATAATGAATATTTTGAAATGATTGAACCATCTTTTGATAGTTTCGGAGATATAATTTTCAAAAATCTTACTCGTGCAAGAATTCAAGGATTTGAAATAGTTTCTGCAACAAAATTATTTTCGGAAAATTTGAGTTTGAAATTTGGTTATAACTATTTGTGGGCAATCGATATCGAGAATAACGAATTTTTAAAGTACAGACCAAAAAATTCAGTAATAGCCGGAATTGATTTTAAAAAGGATTTTGTAGAATCCGGAATTGATTTTAGATATTTGAGCAGAGTTGAAAAGATTGATAATGAGTTTGTCGATTTGGGCTTGGTTCCAGATGGCGACAAACGAGTTGAAATTTTTGTAATTGATGCTCGGGTCGGAGTAAATCTTTTTCAAATTAATTTACCCGGCAGAATATTTTTTAGTATATCAAATTTATTGAATTATAATTACGTGGAGCTAATTGGTAATTTAGCTCCAGTAAGAAATTTTTCTTTAAGCACAGAATTTATTTTTTAG
- a CDS encoding lipocalin family protein: MKKHNFTYIIILLLTAIIISCSDDKSSTEPELVIDQALVGTWDLTKIIAKLGTSNLELTPEQAGYSVTAVFKDDLTFQSTTTESDSVTVDAGTWGTKDGTLTITINGEEPESSPYVVEGNIVTLESTVPYQGFEIDATLEFTKQ; the protein is encoded by the coding sequence ATGAAGAAACACAATTTCACATACATTATAATTTTATTATTAACCGCAATAATAATTTCTTGCAGTGATGATAAATCTTCCACGGAGCCGGAATTAGTTATCGATCAAGCTTTAGTGGGAACTTGGGATTTAACAAAAATTATAGCAAAGCTCGGAACTTCAAATTTAGAATTAACTCCGGAACAAGCTGGATATTCAGTTACTGCGGTTTTTAAAGATGATCTTACATTCCAATCAACTACCACGGAAAGTGATTCTGTAACTGTTGATGCCGGAACTTGGGGAACAAAAGACGGCACGCTTACAATAACAATTAACGGAGAAGAACCGGAATCTTCACCATATGTGGTTGAGGGAAATATTGTTACTTTGGAATCAACTGTTCCATATCAAGGTTTTGAAATTGATGCAACTCTAGAATTTACAAAACAGTAA
- a CDS encoding SDR family oxidoreductase — protein MKVLFIGGTGNISTEVSKLCLEKRIDLYLLNRGNSENKIHGAKEIICDYSNFEQSENLLKNHSWDAVVNWIAFNKNDVEKDIKLFSGKTNQYIFISSASAYQKPPASPVITESTPLKNPFWQYSRDKIECEETLMKAYRNNDFPVTIVRPSHTYDTVIPISVGPWNEYTVVDRIKKRKKIIVHGDGTSLWVVTHSKDFAKGFIGLLGHQQAIGESFHITSDELLTWNQIYEAIAEAVNNEPNIIHIPSDFIGKYDEQLKCSLLGDKSYSVIFDNTKIKKFVPDFKATIPFKIGIKETINWFEAKQERRIIKQESNNLIDKIITDYEEIFLR, from the coding sequence TTGAAAGTATTATTTATTGGAGGAACCGGAAATATTAGCACAGAAGTTAGCAAACTGTGTCTTGAAAAAAGAATTGATTTATATTTATTAAATAGAGGAAATTCCGAAAATAAAATACACGGAGCAAAAGAAATAATTTGCGATTATTCCAATTTTGAGCAAAGTGAAAATTTATTAAAAAATCATTCTTGGGATGCTGTTGTAAATTGGATTGCTTTCAACAAAAATGATGTGGAAAAAGATATTAAACTATTTTCCGGAAAAACTAATCAATATATTTTTATTAGTTCTGCATCGGCTTATCAAAAGCCACCGGCTTCACCAGTTATTACAGAATCAACTCCTCTGAAAAATCCTTTTTGGCAATATTCAAGAGATAAAATTGAATGTGAGGAAACATTAATGAAAGCTTATAGAAATAATGATTTCCCAGTTACTATTGTTCGGCCTTCGCATACATATGATACTGTAATCCCTATTTCTGTAGGACCTTGGAATGAATATACAGTGGTTGATAGAATAAAAAAGAGGAAAAAAATAATTGTACATGGAGATGGAACATCACTCTGGGTTGTTACTCATTCTAAAGATTTTGCAAAAGGATTTATCGGTTTACTTGGTCATCAACAAGCAATTGGAGAATCTTTTCATATTACTTCAGATGAACTTTTAACATGGAATCAAATTTATGAAGCAATTGCCGAAGCAGTAAATAATGAACCAAATATAATTCATATTCCATCGGATTTTATTGGTAAATATGATGAACAACTTAAATGCAGTTTATTAGGCGATAAATCTTATAGTGTAATTTTTGATAACACGAAAATCAAGAAATTTGTGCCGGATTTTAAAGCTACAATTCCGTTTAAAATTGGAATTAAGGAAACAATAAATTGGTTTGAAGCAAAACAAGAAAGAAGAATCATTAAACAAGAAAGTAATAATTTAATTGATAAAATTATTACTGATTACGAAGAAATTTTTTTGCGATAA
- a CDS encoding SpoIIE family protein phosphatase, with translation MTNNIFQPVNILVVDDEPDLELLILQKFRKKISGNEYSFHFAKDGVEALNIISNNSTINLVLTDINMPVMDGLTLLSKLNELQNKILRSIIVSAYGDMENIRTAMNRGAFDFITKPINLKDLEITIEKSLNEIELYKQAILSREKLIAFQQELEIATLIQTSILPKTFPAFPQRTEFDIYAKMIPAKEVGGDLYDFFLIDKYRLGIIIGDVSGKGIAAAMMMAVCKTLLKATALNGIPTDNILYEVNNILVNESPMGMFVTVFYGILDTRNGSFEYTNGGHNLPFLISNDGEVKQLENIGGLLLGAIKNVEYQSNIISIKPGESLILYTDGITETFNENNEEFEEEQLIQTLKNKNELNAKEIVNSIISEVQNFSNGNEQSDDITCLVLKYLYK, from the coding sequence ATGACTAATAATATTTTTCAGCCCGTTAATATACTTGTTGTTGATGATGAACCCGATTTAGAACTTTTAATTTTGCAGAAATTCAGAAAAAAAATTAGCGGAAACGAGTACTCATTTCATTTTGCAAAAGATGGTGTGGAAGCTTTAAATATAATATCAAATAATTCTACAATAAATTTGGTTTTAACAGATATTAATATGCCGGTAATGGATGGTCTAACGCTTCTTTCAAAATTAAATGAATTGCAAAACAAAATTTTAAGATCTATAATTGTTTCCGCATACGGAGATATGGAAAATATTAGAACTGCTATGAATAGAGGTGCGTTTGATTTTATTACAAAACCAATTAATCTAAAAGATTTGGAAATCACAATTGAGAAATCACTAAATGAGATAGAATTATATAAGCAAGCAATTTTATCTCGTGAAAAATTAATTGCTTTCCAACAAGAATTGGAAATTGCAACTTTGATTCAAACATCAATACTTCCCAAAACATTCCCAGCATTTCCTCAACGAACCGAATTTGATATATATGCAAAAATGATTCCGGCAAAAGAAGTTGGCGGTGATTTATATGATTTTTTTCTAATTGATAAATACCGATTAGGAATAATTATTGGGGATGTTTCCGGTAAAGGAATTGCAGCTGCAATGATGATGGCGGTTTGCAAAACATTACTTAAAGCTACTGCATTAAATGGTATTCCAACTGACAATATTTTATATGAAGTTAATAATATTTTGGTAAATGAAAGTCCTATGGGAATGTTTGTAACAGTTTTTTACGGTATTCTTGATACTCGGAACGGTTCATTTGAATATACAAATGGAGGACACAATTTGCCATTCTTAATTTCTAACGATGGGGAAGTAAAACAACTTGAAAATATTGGCGGGCTTTTATTGGGGGCAATTAAAAATGTTGAATACCAATCAAATATAATTTCAATTAAACCCGGTGAAAGTCTAATTCTATATACAGATGGTATTACCGAAACTTTTAATGAAAATAATGAAGAATTTGAAGAAGAACAATTAATTCAAACTTTAAAAAATAAGAATGAACTTAATGCAAAGGAAATTGTAAACAGTATCATTTCAGAAGTTCAAAACTTTTCTAATGGAAATGAGCAATCCGATGATATAACTTGTTTAGTGTTAAAATATTTATATAAATAG
- a CDS encoding response regulator produces MKLLVVDDEQDVQFLFQQKFRKEIKSGNVQISFALNGISALNLIESIENKYEYCMLTDINMPEMTGLELLKKVKMKYPKLKVIMITAYGDEQNYNLAKNLGADDYFTKPLEFNELKTRLTQLEVA; encoded by the coding sequence TTGAAATTATTAGTTGTTGATGACGAGCAAGATGTTCAATTTTTATTTCAACAAAAGTTTAGAAAAGAAATAAAATCCGGTAATGTACAAATCAGTTTTGCATTAAATGGAATATCGGCATTAAATCTCATTGAGTCAATTGAAAATAAATATGAATACTGCATGCTTACCGATATTAATATGCCTGAAATGACCGGATTGGAGCTCTTGAAAAAAGTTAAAATGAAATATCCCAAATTAAAAGTAATTATGATTACTGCCTATGGTGATGAACAAAATTACAATCTTGCAAAAAATTTGGGAGCGGATGATTATTTTACAAAACCTTTGGAATTTAATGAATTAAAAACAAGATTAACACAACTTGAGGTAGCTTAA
- a CDS encoding GHKL domain-containing protein, whose protein sequence is MISKKYIVIIWLIISQLYSQQIKDKFTHFTEQDGLSSNVVRCIMQDHLGYIWIGTSNGVTRYDGYEFKNFTVVPTDTNFLQEPLTTSLYEDSKGNIWIGSVGGVTKYDRNQNSFRLFSFSNFSQKYQRLFAIFDMVETTDGNILCCTIDFHYSNIKNSLFLIDTKSNSVKEIQPVNDDSTKAIAQISVLGNDKYLISGEKGIAEYDYGKNYVKWYPLKERTLVISFLQDDNDNLWLGTYYNGLIYYNVKDSTYKDFSVFNKYLNENKSLDINKITYDQKKNLYLATNYGLMYFNIKTKELSVSEVNPQNNSALHSPNTNDVILDNSGSIWIANGDAGISKYDIVKNNFQSYTGKVDDNNSISPGWVSTIFEYKENEIWLKSDRATIVKFNPNEGTFKREVLPKNFEIFNIIKTSKGKILLGGSNGFYEVDPIKWKFEKLRLPIDMGNNLVFTALEVNNNAIWFGTATGLNIYNELNETTTNINFEVLGIGDATSNSVTVLTKGKDGNIWIGTNNGLFKYEVNTKLYSRIGFSKDASNSLTTQDVNSLYIDKDNTVWIGTWLGGLNKYNQKTGSIESFTQKDGLPSHSVQGILADEENGYLWLSTFDGISRFDLKKKKFSNFGVVDGIHSNQFADGSALKTSNGLFIFGGSNGITVFNPNEIQNNLIPPKISITDLKLFGKSIKPGKNSLLRKPIYEIQNLTLNYDENDIEFDYFAAHFVDPKKNQFAYKLENYEDDWRYVGNQRSAIYPNLPHGEYVFHLKASNNNEVWNEEGVTLNLKILPPWWQTWWAYTFYFLGFIGILGGVRRFELDRRKEIENKKLLQLENDRKTKDLEQAKEIEKAYTELKTTQAQLIHSEKMASLGELTAGIAHEIKNPLNFVNNFSEVSNDLIAEMLEEFEKENKTEVKAIAETLKQNIEKINHHGKRADSIVKSMLLHSRGTSGEKTLTNINVLLEQDVNLAYHGMRALNKEFNITIEKDYDELLQKINVVPQDISRVFLNIVNNACYAANQKKLKVGKDFSPILKVSTKNVSNKVVIIIRDNGDGIPLKFQDKLFNPFFTTKPTGEGTGLGLSLSYDIIVKEHSGEISFVSEENNYTEFIITLPNK, encoded by the coding sequence TTGATATCCAAAAAATATATCGTAATAATTTGGCTTATAATATCTCAACTTTATAGCCAACAAATAAAAGATAAGTTTACTCATTTTACAGAACAGGACGGACTTTCTTCTAATGTTGTAAGATGTATAATGCAAGATCATCTTGGCTACATCTGGATTGGAACCTCTAATGGAGTTACGAGATATGACGGTTATGAATTTAAGAATTTTACAGTTGTACCAACGGATACAAATTTTTTACAGGAACCGTTAACTACTTCATTATATGAAGATTCAAAAGGAAATATATGGATCGGTTCTGTAGGAGGAGTTACAAAATATGATCGGAACCAAAATTCTTTTAGACTATTTAGCTTTTCTAATTTTTCACAAAAATATCAAAGACTGTTTGCAATTTTTGATATGGTGGAAACTACGGATGGGAATATTTTATGTTGTACTATTGATTTTCATTATTCGAATATAAAAAACAGTTTATTTTTAATTGATACAAAATCCAATTCAGTAAAGGAAATTCAACCGGTTAATGATGATTCAACAAAAGCTATTGCTCAAATCTCAGTACTTGGGAACGATAAGTATTTGATTTCAGGTGAAAAAGGAATTGCAGAATATGACTATGGCAAAAATTATGTTAAATGGTATCCGTTGAAAGAGCGGACCCTTGTAATATCTTTTTTACAAGATGATAATGATAATTTATGGTTGGGCACTTATTATAATGGACTTATTTATTATAATGTTAAAGACAGTACTTATAAAGATTTTTCAGTATTTAATAAATATTTGAATGAAAATAAATCCTTAGATATTAATAAAATAACCTATGATCAGAAAAAAAATCTCTATTTAGCAACTAATTATGGATTGATGTATTTTAATATTAAAACAAAAGAATTATCGGTTTCTGAAGTAAATCCGCAAAACAACTCAGCGTTACATTCACCCAATACTAATGATGTCATATTAGATAATTCAGGATCAATTTGGATAGCAAATGGTGATGCCGGAATTAGCAAATACGATATTGTAAAAAATAATTTCCAATCATACACCGGAAAAGTTGACGATAATAATAGTATATCACCAGGATGGGTTAGTACAATATTCGAATATAAAGAAAATGAAATATGGCTTAAAAGTGATAGAGCAACCATAGTAAAATTTAATCCTAATGAAGGAACATTTAAGAGAGAGGTACTTCCAAAAAATTTTGAAATATTCAATATCATAAAAACATCAAAAGGTAAAATTCTTTTGGGAGGAAGCAATGGATTCTATGAAGTTGATCCGATTAAGTGGAAATTTGAAAAATTAAGATTACCCATAGATATGGGTAATAATTTGGTATTTACTGCTTTAGAGGTAAATAACAATGCAATTTGGTTCGGAACAGCTACTGGACTTAATATATACAATGAATTAAATGAAACAACAACTAATATAAATTTTGAGGTTTTAGGGATTGGTGATGCTACAAGTAATTCAGTTACAGTTTTAACTAAAGGTAAAGATGGCAACATTTGGATTGGAACAAATAATGGTTTATTTAAATATGAAGTTAACACCAAATTGTATTCAAGAATTGGATTTTCAAAAGATGCTTCAAACTCTTTAACAACTCAAGATGTAAATTCGTTATATATCGATAAAGATAATACCGTATGGATTGGAACATGGTTAGGAGGTTTAAATAAATACAATCAAAAAACCGGATCAATAGAATCATTTACTCAAAAAGATGGATTACCATCACATTCTGTGCAGGGAATCTTAGCGGATGAAGAAAATGGTTATTTATGGTTAAGTACATTTGATGGAATTTCGAGATTTGATTTGAAGAAAAAAAAATTCAGCAATTTTGGTGTTGTTGATGGAATTCATTCAAACCAATTTGCAGATGGTTCTGCATTAAAGACATCAAATGGTTTATTTATTTTTGGAGGATCAAATGGGATTACGGTTTTTAATCCTAATGAAATACAGAATAACCTTATTCCTCCCAAAATTTCAATTACTGATTTAAAATTATTTGGTAAATCGATTAAACCAGGCAAAAACTCTTTACTTAGAAAACCAATTTATGAAATACAGAATTTGACTTTAAACTATGACGAAAATGATATTGAATTCGATTATTTCGCCGCACATTTTGTTGATCCTAAGAAAAATCAATTTGCATATAAATTAGAAAATTATGAAGATGACTGGAGATATGTTGGTAATCAAAGAAGTGCAATTTATCCTAATCTTCCGCATGGCGAGTATGTTTTTCATCTAAAAGCTTCTAACAATAATGAAGTTTGGAATGAAGAAGGAGTTACACTAAATCTTAAAATTCTACCGCCTTGGTGGCAGACTTGGTGGGCGTATACTTTTTATTTTTTAGGATTCATAGGAATACTTGGAGGAGTTAGAAGGTTTGAGCTTGATAGAAGAAAAGAAATAGAAAATAAAAAGTTACTTCAACTTGAAAATGATAGGAAGACAAAAGATCTTGAACAGGCGAAAGAAATTGAAAAAGCATATACAGAACTTAAAACCACACAGGCACAACTTATACATTCCGAAAAAATGGCATCGCTTGGAGAACTTACTGCCGGTATAGCACACGAAATAAAAAATCCTTTAAACTTTGTTAATAACTTTTCGGAAGTGAGCAATGATCTAATTGCAGAAATGCTTGAAGAATTTGAAAAAGAGAACAAAACGGAAGTAAAAGCAATTGCTGAGACTCTAAAACAAAATATTGAGAAAATTAATCATCATGGAAAACGTGCAGACTCAATTGTTAAGAGTATGCTTTTGCATTCTAGAGGAACTTCAGGAGAAAAAACTTTAACGAATATAAATGTACTTCTTGAACAGGATGTTAATCTTGCTTACCATGGTATGCGAGCACTGAATAAAGAATTTAACATTACCATTGAAAAAGATTATGATGAATTACTTCAGAAAATAAATGTTGTGCCGCAAGATATAAGTCGAGTATTCTTAAATATAGTTAACAATGCATGTTATGCAGCAAATCAGAAAAAATTAAAAGTTGGTAAAGATTTTTCGCCAATTCTAAAAGTTTCAACAAAAAATGTAAGTAACAAAGTTGTGATAATAATAAGAGATAATGGCGATGGAATTCCACTCAAGTTTCAAGACAAATTATTTAATCCATTTTTTACAACTAAGCCAACTGGAGAAGGCACGGGGCTTGGACTTTCACTTAGTTATGATATAATAGTTAAAGAACATTCCGGTGAAATTAGTTTTGTGTCCGAAGAAAATAATTACACGGAGTTTATAATAACTTTACCTAATAAATAA